CAACGCGTGCATACGCAGTAGCCAGTGCCAATGTCCCGCAACCCTCAGCCCCCTCCAGAAGGAGAGCCTGTGGTATCCTGTCGGACAATATCGACCGCTGCAATATTCGAATGATGGCCGCCTGGCCAACTACACGTTCCCATGCCATTACACAAATATCGGGTATCAACGTGAGCCGGTGTGTTGTAAATTACACGATGCGAGTACTTGTAGTTGAAGACGAACGAAAGGTTGCTTCGTTCATCAAGCGGGGTCTTGAAGAAGAAAAATACCTTGTTGATGCCGTTGCCGACGGCGAAGAGGGGCTGCGCTATGCCTCGTCAGGCGGCTACGATGCCATCGTTCTGGACGTGATGCTGCCCAAGATGGATGGCTATTCTATGTTGCGTGCACTTCGTGCACTGGGAAATTCAACACCGGTGATCATGCTTACTGCGCGGGGCACAACTGAGGACAGAGTTCAGGGTCTGGACGCAGGTGCCGATGATTACCTGGCAAAGCCATTTCACTTTGAAGAACTTGCGGCACGATTGCGTTCAATTTTGCGTAGGTCAAGCACCGACAAAACAACCAAGCTCACCTGCGGCGATCTTGTGCTTGACCTGGTCACGCATTTTGCCTATCGCGATAATAAAGAAATTGAGTTAACGACAAAGGAATACGCCTTGCTTGAATACTTTATGAGGAATAAGGGTAAGATATTAAGCAGGAGTATGATCACCCAGCAGGTGTGGAAGCACAATTTCGACCCAGAGTCCAACATTATCGATGTGTACGTAAAACGTCTCCGCCAGAAAATTGAAAAACCCGAAAGAACACAATTGGTACAGAGCGTGCGCGGTGTTGGCTACAGAATGAAGGAGCCTGATCTTGATGCTGATGGGCGGGAGATTATTGAACCCGAAAATTCGATAGAGTAGGAAAGTAATTTAGTAATACGGTATTTTGATTTGTCGTAATCGAAGGGTTCTGATGAGTGAAACATTGACCATTGTTCAGCACAGCGTGCAATATCTTGACGAAATCCAGAATGCGTTTGCAAAATGGCAGGCCGATCAGTTTCAGCCTCGTTCACCTGAGTTTTACTGTCTTGAACTCTGTGGTGAGGCTGGTGAGCTTGCCAATCTTGAAAAGAAAATTTGGAAGGGGGCTCAGGTTCCTGCGTCAATGGTAGCCGATGAAGCCGCAGATGTATTTATTGCTCTGATGAATTTTGCAAATGCGCGAGGGATTAATCTGAGTGATGCCGTAGCCGACAAGGCTTCACGAATCAAGCCAACCAAATAGCCCACCCAGCCCAAACGTAGGCAGCGTCTCCCGACGATTGACTGCTTTAGAATTTACAGGATGAGAGAAAATTCACTCAATACACGGGGTGGATTGTCGCCTGCACAAAACAACTTAAAAAATAATACAAAACCCGAAGTGGCGTCCCCGCGTAGTTGCCCGCACGAAACCGTAGGGGCGGATGGCATCCGCCCTCTACGAAACAACATAAAAAACAATACGAACCGTAGGGGCGACCCCACGTGGTCGCCCACACGAAACCGTAGGGGCGATCCCGTGTGGTCGCCGGCACGAAATCGTAGGGGCGATCCCGTGTGGTCGCCGGCACGAAATCGTAGGGGCGATCCCGTGTGGTCGCCCGCACGAAATCGTAGGGGCGATCCCGTGTGGTCGCCCACACGAAATCGTAGGGGCGGATGGCATCCGCCCTCTACGGTACAACATAAAAAACAATACGAACCGTAGGGGCGAATACCATCCGCCCACGTGTTACATCCGTTCGCACGAAACCTGTAGGGTCCGAGGTGTTTGGTGTGTCACATTTTCCTGTCATTCATGCACAATACAGCAAAGCAATTGCTCCGGAATTCTAATGTTTCTTACGTAGGCTGCGCAACGCAGCCGACCGGCCGAGCTGTAGTGGTAGGTGGTGATGCACGATGGAGGTGGCGGTGGGGGTGGGGCCCGAAGGGCCGTAGTCCGTCCGTTTGGAATGTTGACGTGGTACGGTTGCGCAGGTGGATTGTGTTAAATGGTTTGCGTTAAACCGCAATGTTACCATTAAACCGTAGGGGCGACCCCGCGTGGTCGCCCGCACGAATCAACGTTGAACACAACGCATACCCGTAGGGGCGACCCCACGTGGTCGCCCGCACGAATCAACGTTGAACACAACGCATACCCGTAGGGGCGACCCCACGTGGTCGCCCGCACGAAACCGTAGGGGCGGATGGCATCCGCCCTCCACGAAACAACATAAATAACGATAATACCGTAGGGGCGACCCCACGTGATCGCCCGCACGAATCAACGTTGAACACCACGCATACCCGTAGGGGCGACCCCACGTGGTCGCCCGCACGAAACGTCACAAATATTACCACGAACCCGTCGGGGTGGATGGCATACGCCCTCCACGAAACAACAGAAAACAAAAGAAACCGTAGGGGAAGCAAAAAAAAACCATCCGTACGAGGATGGTTATTAGTTCTGAGTATTTGGCAATATCTTACCGAACTTCTTTATGAACCGTGTGCCGACGAAGGAAGGGATTGTATTTCTTCATTTCCAGGCGTTCAGTAACGTTTTGACGGTTCTTGGTTGTTGTGTACCGGGAAGCCGGCTTACCTTCTTTTTTTGCTTCTGTACATTCCAGCGTAATAATAACGCGGGCACCTTTTTTAGCCATGATGTAGGTCCTCTTTAGAGATCTGTGTTAATGTAAAGCACAAAATTACAAACAATTTACTTTTTCCGGTGTTTTGTTTTGGTAGTTGCCGGCAACTTTGCGACGATGGTTTTGCGGGGTAATGGAGATTCACTGTCAAAAGCCACCGGGATTGCTTCGTCAATCTTATTTACGTAGACGATGTCCAAGCCGTCGGTTACACCTTCGCGTAGCTCTGAAACATCAGCCTTATTGGCACCCGGCACAAGCACCGTTTTCATTCCTGCTCTTTTTGCTGCGAGGAGTTTTTCGCTCAGGCCGCCTATGGGTAAAATCTGTCCCCGCAGTGTTACTTCACCTGTCATTGCCACATCACCGCGCAACGGTTTTCCGGTTATGGCACTAAGCAGGGCCAGCGTCATGGTGATGCCGGCAGAAGGACCGTCTTTTGGTATTGCGCCTTCGGGCAGGTGAACGTGGATTTCTTTTCCTTTAAGCACGTCGGGTTCGAGGTTGTATTTCGCATAGTTGCTGCGAAGGTATGACAGCGATGCCATCGCCGACTCCTTCATGACTTCGCCCAGCTTTCCGGTAAGGGTGAGTTTTTCTGTTCCCGGCATTATCGTAACCTCTACCGGGAGTGTATCGCCGCCTACTGACGTCCAGGCCAGCCCGGTGGCAACACCAATTTTGCGGTGCAGTTCAGATGATTTTTCCTTAAAGCGAGGTGCTTTAAGGTATTCCTCTACCTGTGGAGCATCAATTTTCCACGCACGTCTGCGTAGCTTTTTAAAGGACGGAAGCGAACGAATGCTATCAGTGGGGATATCAGCCCCTTCGATACCTGTTGTAGCCTGCGACACGATTTTCTGAGCCACTTTTCTTAGGATTCCTGCAAGTTCACGTTCAAGGTTACGAACTCCGGATTCGCGCGTGTACTCTCGTACAATACGAAGCAGGGCAGCATCTGAAACCCGTACGTCGAAATCAGCAAGGCCATGCCGTTCAAGGAGTTTTGGCATAATGTGACGTTTTGCAATTTCAACCTTGTCCGGCTCAAGATAGCTTGAAAGCTCGATCACCTCGAGGCGGTCCAGCAGGGGAGCCGGAATATCATATTTTACGTTTGCTGTAGCAATGAACAGTACATTACTGAGGTCATAGTCAACCTCAAGGTAATGATCGTTAAACGCTGAGTTCTGTTCCGGGTCAAGGACTTCCAGCAGAGCTGAGCTTGGATCGCCCCGGAAATCCATACTCATTTTGTCAACTTCGTCAAGCAGAATTACCGGGTTAACACTGCCGGCC
This is a stretch of genomic DNA from Ignavibacteria bacterium. It encodes these proteins:
- the rpmG gene encoding 50S ribosomal protein L33 codes for the protein MAKKGARVIITLECTEAKKEGKPASRYTTTKNRQNVTERLEMKKYNPFLRRHTVHKEVR
- a CDS encoding response regulator transcription factor, coding for MRVLVVEDERKVASFIKRGLEEEKYLVDAVADGEEGLRYASSGGYDAIVLDVMLPKMDGYSMLRALRALGNSTPVIMLTARGTTEDRVQGLDAGADDYLAKPFHFEELAARLRSILRRSSTDKTTKLTCGDLVLDLVTHFAYRDNKEIELTTKEYALLEYFMRNKGKILSRSMITQQVWKHNFDPESNIIDVYVKRLRQKIEKPERTQLVQSVRGVGYRMKEPDLDADGREIIEPENSIE